One part of the Schistocerca piceifrons isolate TAMUIC-IGC-003096 chromosome 2, iqSchPice1.1, whole genome shotgun sequence genome encodes these proteins:
- the LOC124776972 gene encoding tRNA (adenine(58)-N(1))-methyltransferase catalytic subunit TRMT61A, with the protein MSFARFKEVIEEDDTVILYVNVNSMHALKVTPQIKNKNGALVSNVFQTVYGALKVDSLIGKKFGSKVKLTKGWVYVLHPTPELWTLTLLHRTQIIYTPDISMIIFQLELKPGSIVIEAGTGSGSLSHALIRTIKPSGHLFTYDFHAARVDVVREEFKEHGLSEYVSVEHRDVCEDGFGAAVTNRADAVFLDLPKPWDAVPYAVAAFKKIGGRFVSFSPCIEQVQNTCKALSENGFFEIVTMECLLKELNVQVRAMPILNIGAKETTSQKTYNTASPGLSVCGHSGYITAATLPPRQD; encoded by the coding sequence ATGAGTTTCGCACGCTTCaaagaagtgatagaagaagacgATACCGTTATACTTTATGTAAACGTTAACAGTATGCATGCATTGAAAGTGacaccacaaataaaaaataaaaatggggcTCTTGTGTCAAATGTTTTCCAAACTGTTTATGGCGCATTAAAAGTAGATTCTCTAATTGGTAAAAAATTTGGAAGCAAAGTTAAATTAACTAAAGGATGGGTATACGTACTTCACCCAACACCGGAATTGTGGACTCTAACTTTACTTCATAGGACACAAATCATATACACACCGGATATTAGCATGATAATTTTTCAGTTGGAGCTAAAGCCGGGAAGCATAGTTATTGAAGCAGGAACTGGAAGTGGCTCGCTCTCTCACGCCTTGATCCGAACAATAAAACCATCAGGACATTTGTTTACATATGATTTTCATGCTGCGAGAGTCGACGTAGTTCGGGAAGAGTTTAAGGAACATGGTTTGTCAGAGTATGTATCTGTTGAACACCGTGATGTCTGTGAGGATGGTTTCGGGGCAGCTGTTACAAATCGTGCAGACGCCGTATTCCTTGACTTGCCAAAGCCTTGGGATGCAGTACCTTATGCTGTTGCGGCTTTTAAAAAAATCGGCGGCAGATTTGTATCGTTTTCACCGTGTATAGAGCAAGTGCAAAACACTTGCAAGGCTTTGAGTGAGAATGGATTTTTCGAGATAGTGACAATGGAATGTTTGCTTAAAGAACTGAATGTGCAAGTACGTGCCATGCCCATTTTGAATATAGGAGCAAAAGAAACAACCTCGCAAAAAACTTACAATACTGCTTCACCTGGACTTTCAGTGTGTGGACATTCTGGCTACATTACAGCAGCGACACTACCACCTCGCCAAGACTGA